In one window of Erwinia tasmaniensis Et1/99 DNA:
- a CDS encoding NupC/NupG family nucleoside CNT transporter, whose product MSRFLHFALALVVVTLLALLVSRDRKNIRIRFVIQLLVIEVLLAWFFLNSEAGLGFVKGFSDLFDKLLKYAAQGTNFVFGNMSDKGLAFFWLNVLCPIVFISALIGILQHFRILPIIIRAIGTILSKINGMGKLESFNAVSSLILGQSENFIAYKDILGKMSERRMYTMAATAMSTVSMSIVGAYMTLLQPKYVVAALVLNMFSTFIVLSLINPYRVDSEEDLKLGNTHEGQSFFEMLGEYILAGFKVAVIVAAMLIGFIALISGINALFDTIFGISFQGILGYAFFPFAWVMGVPSNEALQVGSIMATKLVSNEFVAMMDLQKIAGTLSPRAEGILSVFLVSFANFSSIGIVAGAIKGLHEQQGNVVSRFGLKLLYGSTLVSVLSASIAGLVL is encoded by the coding sequence ATGTCCCGCTTTCTACACTTTGCTTTAGCACTGGTGGTGGTCACACTGCTGGCGCTGTTGGTCAGCCGCGACCGAAAAAATATCCGTATCCGTTTCGTCATCCAACTGCTTGTGATTGAAGTTTTGCTGGCCTGGTTCTTCCTTAACTCCGAAGCTGGCCTGGGGTTTGTTAAAGGATTTTCGGATCTGTTCGATAAATTATTAAAATATGCGGCGCAGGGAACCAACTTCGTCTTCGGCAATATGAGCGATAAAGGTCTGGCATTCTTCTGGCTTAACGTACTCTGTCCTATCGTCTTTATCTCCGCGCTAATCGGTATTCTGCAACACTTCCGCATTTTGCCTATTATCATCCGTGCGATCGGCACGATCCTGTCGAAGATTAACGGTATGGGTAAACTGGAGTCGTTTAACGCGGTAAGCTCGCTGATTTTGGGACAGTCAGAAAACTTTATCGCCTATAAAGATATCCTCGGCAAAATGTCTGAGCGCCGCATGTACACGATGGCAGCCACGGCCATGTCGACCGTTTCTATGTCTATCGTCGGTGCTTATATGACCCTGTTACAGCCGAAGTATGTGGTTGCGGCGCTGGTTCTGAATATGTTCAGCACCTTTATCGTTTTATCGTTAATCAATCCCTACCGCGTTGATAGTGAAGAAGACCTGAAGCTGGGTAATACTCATGAAGGGCAAAGCTTCTTTGAAATGCTGGGTGAATATATTCTCGCCGGTTTCAAAGTGGCGGTGATCGTTGCAGCCATGCTCATCGGTTTTATCGCGCTCATCTCCGGGATAAATGCGCTGTTTGACACCATTTTTGGCATCAGCTTCCAGGGTATTCTCGGTTACGCCTTCTTCCCCTTTGCGTGGGTGATGGGAGTGCCAAGCAATGAGGCGTTACAGGTAGGCAGCATTATGGCAACCAAACTGGTTTCCAATGAATTTGTCGCGATGATGGATCTGCAAAAAATCGCCGGCACGCTGTCGCCGCGTGCTGAAGGCATCCTGTCGGTGTTTCTGGTCTCATTCGCCAACTTCTCCTCAATCGGTATCGTTGCCGGTGCGATAAAAGGACTGCATGAGCAGCAGGGAAATGTGGTGTCACGTTTTGGCCTGAAACTGCTTTACGGTTCAACGCTGGTAAGCGTGCTGTCCGCATCGATTGCCGGACTGGTACTTTAA
- a CDS encoding Nramp family divalent metal transporter: protein MSESRTVERSVRSNRKIKFALMGPAFIAAIGYIDPGNFATNIQAGASYGYQLLWVVVWANVMAMVIQLMSAKLGIATGKNLAEHIRDRFPRPAVWFYWVQAEIIAMATDLAEFIGAAIGFKLVFGVTLLQGAMLTGVATFLILMLQNRGQKPLELVIGGLLLFVAAAYVIELFFSQPKVVDLLQGMAVPSLPTADAVLLAAGVLGATIMPHVIYLHSSLTQNSGDQGSRSERYSSTKLDVAIAMTIAGFVNLAMMATAAATFHFSGHSGVADLDQAYLTLDPLLGKAAALVFGLSLLAAGLSSTVVGTMAGQVVMQGFIHFHIPLLLRRVITMLPSFIVILAGWEPTRILVMSQVLLSFGIALALIPLLAFTGNPGLMGDMVNSRLMQNFGRLIVVVVIALNGYLLVAMALNL from the coding sequence ATGTCGGAAAGCCGCACCGTGGAGCGAAGCGTCCGCAGCAATCGTAAAATCAAATTTGCCTTGATGGGGCCAGCCTTTATTGCCGCCATCGGCTATATCGATCCCGGTAACTTTGCCACCAATATTCAGGCTGGCGCTTCCTACGGCTACCAGCTCCTGTGGGTTGTCGTTTGGGCCAACGTGATGGCGATGGTGATCCAGCTTATGTCGGCCAAGCTTGGCATCGCTACCGGAAAAAACCTGGCTGAACATATCCGCGACCGTTTTCCTCGTCCGGCGGTGTGGTTCTACTGGGTGCAGGCGGAAATCATTGCCATGGCTACCGATCTGGCGGAGTTTATCGGTGCCGCCATCGGCTTCAAGCTGGTGTTTGGCGTGACTCTGTTGCAGGGCGCGATGCTCACCGGGGTGGCAACATTTTTGATACTGATGCTGCAAAACCGAGGTCAGAAACCACTGGAGCTGGTGATCGGGGGCCTGCTGTTGTTTGTCGCTGCGGCCTACGTCATTGAACTGTTTTTCTCGCAGCCCAAGGTTGTCGACCTGCTACAGGGCATGGCGGTGCCATCGCTGCCCACGGCAGATGCCGTGCTGCTGGCGGCAGGGGTGCTTGGGGCAACCATCATGCCGCATGTTATCTACCTGCACTCGTCGCTCACGCAAAACAGCGGCGATCAGGGCTCGCGCTCTGAACGTTACTCCTCGACCAAACTCGATGTGGCGATTGCCATGACGATTGCCGGTTTTGTCAATCTGGCGATGATGGCTACGGCGGCAGCCACCTTCCACTTCAGCGGTCACAGCGGGGTTGCCGATCTCGATCAGGCTTACCTGACGCTCGATCCGCTCCTGGGGAAAGCTGCGGCGCTGGTGTTTGGCCTGAGTCTGCTCGCTGCCGGGCTGTCCTCCACCGTGGTGGGTACGATGGCCGGGCAGGTTGTGATGCAGGGCTTTATCCACTTTCACATTCCGCTGTTGCTGCGACGCGTCATCACTATGCTGCCGTCGTTTATCGTCATCCTCGCAGGATGGGAACCGACGCGTATTTTGGTCATGAGCCAGGTACTGTTAAGTTTCGGTATTGCGCTGGCGCTGATACCCCTGTTGGCATTTACCGGTAACCCCGGGCTGATGGGCGATATGGTTAATTCGCGTTTGATGCAGAACTTCGGTCGGCTTATTGTAGTGGTGGTGATAGCGCTCAATGGCTACCTGCTGGTGGCGATGGCGTTAAATCTGTAA
- a CDS encoding aldo/keto reductase, whose translation MVYQADIQRYHKMTWHRCGHSGLKLPAVSLGLWHNFGDSSCADNGRDLLRHAFDNGITHFDLANNYGPPPGSAEENFGRVLRADFASYRDELIISSKAGYTMWEGPYGDWGSRKYLIASLNQSLKRMGVEYVDIFYHHRPDPETPLEETMTALDHLVRQGKALYVGLSNYPAELAATAIALLKGLGTPCLIHQPRYSMFHRAPEEALLDVLAQSGVGSIAFSPLAGGILTDRYLDGIPQDSRAASGSRFLSSEQLTPEKMDKVRRLNALAVQRGQKLSQMALAWVLRDRRVTSVLIGASKTSQIDDAIHMLANRDFTAHELEKIESILG comes from the coding sequence ATGGTCTATCAGGCAGATATACAGCGTTATCACAAAATGACCTGGCACCGTTGTGGGCACAGCGGCCTTAAACTTCCGGCTGTCTCACTCGGCCTGTGGCACAATTTTGGTGACAGTTCGTGCGCGGATAATGGTCGTGACCTGCTGCGTCACGCGTTTGATAACGGTATCACTCATTTTGACCTGGCGAATAATTACGGGCCGCCCCCCGGTTCAGCTGAAGAAAATTTCGGTCGCGTATTGCGTGCAGATTTCGCCAGCTACCGTGATGAGCTGATTATTTCCAGTAAAGCAGGATATACCATGTGGGAGGGGCCATACGGAGACTGGGGGTCGCGAAAATATCTGATTGCCAGCCTCAATCAAAGTCTGAAACGTATGGGGGTTGAGTATGTGGATATTTTTTATCATCATCGCCCGGACCCGGAAACGCCGCTTGAAGAAACCATGACCGCACTCGATCACCTTGTGCGCCAGGGGAAAGCGCTTTATGTCGGCCTGTCTAATTATCCGGCAGAGCTGGCGGCCACGGCCATTGCGTTGCTAAAAGGTCTCGGTACGCCCTGTCTGATCCATCAGCCCAGGTATTCAATGTTTCACCGCGCGCCTGAAGAGGCCCTGCTGGATGTGCTGGCACAAAGTGGAGTGGGCAGTATCGCCTTCTCTCCGCTAGCCGGTGGCATACTGACAGACCGCTATCTCGATGGAATTCCGCAAGACTCGCGCGCGGCCAGCGGCAGCCGCTTTCTTAGCAGTGAACAGCTCACCCCGGAAAAGATGGACAAGGTGCGGCGCCTGAACGCCCTCGCCGTTCAGCGCGGGCAGAAACTATCGCAAATGGCGCTGGCCTGGGTACTACGCGACCGTCGCGTCACCTCCGTTCTGATTGGCGCCAGTAAAACCAGTCAGATTGATGATGCGATACACATGCTGGCAAATCGCGACTTTACTGCGCATGAGCTGGAGAAAATTGAGTCCATTTTGGGCTGA
- a CDS encoding alpha-keto acid decarboxylase family protein, with amino-acid sequence MNKYTVGDYLLTRLNEIGIGHLFGVPGDYNLQFLDHVIDNPDVVWVGCANELNAAYAADGYARCRGAAALLTTFGVGELSAINGVAGSYAEYLPVVHIVGAPSQTSQNNAELLHHTLGDGDFGHFIRMQQEISVASSVLTPTNAAAEIDRVLVEALTRRRPVYLLLATNVAESLLSPPSSPLPLRLHCDQEQLAAFVDAAQSLLASANSVALLADFLADRAAQRQRLQRWLTEVPMPFATLLMGKSVLPEMLYGFAGTYAGASSADSTRDVIESSDVLISVGVKYTDTITAGFTQRIARSQNIDVGLHASSVAGQNFEQIPMADALKALHQLAQQYGQGWQQGIVAPPVSVEQPSDALTQNTFWHAIQDFLRPGDIVLADQGTAAFGTAVLRLPQDVRLLIQPLWGSIGYTLPAAFGAQTARPQQRVVLIIGDGSAQLTVQELGSMLRDGQKPVIFLLNNDGYTVERAIHGAQQRYNDIAHWDWTRLPQTLDVGSDAQSWRVTHTAQLREIMQRLEHREQLSLVEVVLPRLDVPPLLASVSRALHQRNGS; translated from the coding sequence ATGAACAAGTATACCGTTGGCGATTATCTGCTCACCCGTTTAAATGAAATCGGTATTGGTCACCTGTTTGGGGTGCCGGGCGACTACAATCTGCAATTCCTTGACCATGTGATCGATAATCCCGATGTGGTCTGGGTTGGCTGTGCCAATGAGCTGAACGCGGCCTATGCTGCCGATGGCTACGCGCGCTGTCGCGGCGCGGCCGCGCTGCTGACCACCTTTGGCGTAGGAGAACTCAGTGCGATAAACGGCGTGGCGGGTAGCTACGCTGAGTATCTGCCGGTTGTTCACATCGTCGGCGCGCCGTCACAAACGTCACAAAACAACGCCGAGCTGCTGCACCATACGCTTGGCGATGGCGACTTCGGTCATTTTATTCGTATGCAGCAGGAAATTTCTGTCGCCAGCAGCGTCCTGACCCCGACCAACGCCGCCGCTGAAATCGATCGGGTGCTGGTCGAGGCGCTGACCAGGCGTCGTCCGGTCTATCTTCTGCTGGCGACAAATGTGGCAGAGAGCCTGCTATCTCCACCTTCGTCACCGCTGCCTTTGCGCCTGCACTGCGACCAGGAGCAGCTGGCGGCCTTTGTCGATGCGGCACAATCTTTGCTGGCGTCGGCCAACAGCGTGGCGCTGCTGGCCGACTTCCTTGCCGATCGGGCAGCGCAGCGGCAGAGATTGCAACGTTGGCTGACGGAGGTTCCGATGCCTTTTGCCACTTTGCTGATGGGCAAAAGCGTGCTCCCGGAAATGCTCTACGGTTTTGCCGGAACCTACGCCGGGGCATCCAGCGCCGACAGCACGCGTGATGTCATTGAAAGCAGTGATGTATTAATCAGCGTAGGCGTCAAATATACCGATACGATTACCGCCGGTTTTACCCAGCGGATCGCGCGTAGTCAAAATATTGATGTTGGCCTGCATGCCAGCAGCGTGGCTGGCCAAAATTTTGAGCAGATACCGATGGCGGATGCGCTCAAGGCGCTGCATCAGCTAGCGCAGCAATATGGTCAGGGCTGGCAGCAGGGCATAGTGGCCCCGCCGGTAAGCGTAGAGCAGCCGTCAGACGCCCTGACACAAAATACGTTCTGGCATGCGATACAGGATTTTCTTCGCCCCGGTGACATTGTGCTGGCCGACCAGGGCACGGCGGCCTTTGGCACCGCAGTTCTGCGCCTGCCGCAGGACGTCCGGCTGCTGATACAGCCACTGTGGGGGTCGATAGGGTATACGCTCCCAGCGGCGTTTGGTGCCCAGACCGCACGACCGCAGCAGAGGGTCGTGCTGATTATTGGCGACGGCTCCGCCCAGCTGACGGTGCAAGAGTTAGGAAGCATGCTGCGTGACGGACAAAAGCCGGTTATTTTCCTGTTAAATAATGATGGTTATACCGTAGAACGCGCGATACACGGGGCGCAGCAGCGTTATAACGATATTGCCCATTGGGACTGGACGCGGCTGCCGCAAACCCTTGACGTTGGCAGTGATGCGCAGAGCTGGCGCGTGACGCACACGGCGCAGCTACGCGAAATCATGCAGCGGCTGGAACATCGTGAGCAACTGTCGCTGGTGGAAGTGGTTCTGCCGAGGCTTGATGTTCCGCCGCTGCTGGCTTCAGTCAGTCGCGCCCTGCACCAGCGCAATGGTAGCTGA
- the glk gene encoding glucokinase, translated as MTKYALVGDVGGTNARLALCEIDNGAISQAKTFSTADYDSLEAVIRAYLAEKQQDIKHGCIAIACPITDDWVEMTNHDWAFSTSSMKANLAFDSLEIINDFTAVSMAIPMLSEEHLMQFGGTTPAEDKPVAVYGAGTGLGVAHLVHVDKRWVSLPGEGGHVDFAANSEEEDLILEVLREELGHVSAERILSGNGLVNLYRAIVKSDHRQPEDLKPRDVTERALQDTCTDCRRALSMFCVIMGRFGGNLALNLGTFGGVYIAGGIVPRFLEFFKASGFRAAFEDKGRFKDYVAPIPVYLITHDYPGLLGSGAHLRQTLGRVL; from the coding sequence ATGACTAAGTATGCTTTGGTGGGAGATGTCGGCGGCACTAACGCACGTCTGGCACTGTGTGAAATAGATAACGGCGCCATCTCCCAGGCCAAAACGTTCTCCACGGCAGATTATGACAGCCTGGAAGCGGTGATCCGCGCTTATCTGGCTGAAAAACAGCAGGATATCAAACATGGCTGTATTGCCATTGCCTGCCCAATCACTGACGACTGGGTTGAGATGACCAACCACGACTGGGCTTTTTCTACCAGTAGCATGAAGGCGAATCTTGCTTTTGACTCGCTGGAGATCATTAACGATTTTACCGCCGTTTCAATGGCTATTCCGATGCTGTCAGAGGAACATCTGATGCAGTTCGGCGGCACCACGCCGGCTGAAGATAAGCCCGTTGCCGTTTACGGCGCCGGAACCGGCCTCGGCGTTGCGCACCTGGTGCATGTTGATAAACGCTGGGTCAGTCTGCCGGGCGAAGGGGGGCATGTCGATTTTGCCGCCAATAGCGAGGAGGAAGATCTGATCCTTGAGGTGCTGCGCGAAGAGCTGGGGCACGTTTCCGCCGAACGTATTCTCTCCGGCAATGGGTTGGTTAACCTCTACCGCGCGATCGTTAAGTCAGACCACCGCCAGCCTGAAGATCTGAAGCCGCGCGATGTCACCGAGCGCGCGTTGCAGGATACCTGTACCGACTGCCGCCGGGCGTTGTCGATGTTCTGTGTCATTATGGGGCGTTTTGGTGGCAATCTGGCGCTGAACCTCGGCACTTTTGGCGGCGTGTATATTGCCGGTGGCATCGTGCCGCGCTTCCTTGAATTCTTTAAAGCCTCTGGATTCCGCGCGGCGTTTGAAGACAAAGGCCGCTTTAAAGATTATGTCGCGCCGATCCCGGTTTACCTTATTACCCACGATTATCCGGGGCTGCTGGGGTCTGGCGCCCATCTGCGTCAGACGCTGGGCCGCGTGCTGTAA
- a CDS encoding LytR/AlgR family response regulator transcription factor — protein MKAIIVEDEVLAQQELSWLIRQHSQIAIEGVFDDGLDVLKYLQGNHVDVIFLDINIPSFNGILLAQNISNFAKKPLIVFITACKEHAVDAFELEAFDYILKPWSEMRIITLLRKLENQAHHHDALLNTRASHPAAHSINLVKDERIIVTDISDIYYAEAHEKLTFVYTRREEYVMSMNMSEFCSRLPEEYFFRCHRSYCINLSKIHEIEPWFNNTYILKLRDLAFQIPVSRSKVKAFRQLMRL, from the coding sequence GTGAAAGCAATCATTGTTGAAGATGAAGTCCTTGCCCAACAGGAGTTAAGCTGGCTGATACGTCAGCACAGCCAGATCGCCATTGAGGGCGTTTTTGACGATGGGCTGGACGTGCTGAAGTACTTACAGGGCAATCACGTTGACGTGATATTTCTCGACATCAATATACCGTCTTTCAACGGTATACTGCTGGCGCAAAATATCAGTAACTTCGCCAAAAAGCCGCTAATCGTCTTTATTACCGCCTGCAAAGAGCACGCGGTGGACGCCTTCGAACTGGAAGCCTTTGACTATATCCTGAAGCCCTGGTCTGAAATGCGTATCATCACCCTGCTGCGCAAGCTGGAAAACCAGGCGCATCACCATGACGCCCTCCTTAACACCCGCGCATCACACCCGGCCGCGCACAGCATTAATCTGGTCAAAGACGAACGCATTATCGTGACCGATATCAGCGATATCTACTACGCCGAAGCGCATGAGAAGCTGACCTTTGTTTATACGCGGCGTGAGGAGTATGTTATGTCGATGAATATGAGCGAATTTTGCAGCCGCCTGCCGGAGGAGTATTTCTTCCGCTGCCATCGCTCGTACTGTATCAACCTCAGCAAAATCCACGAGATAGAGCCCTGGTTTAACAACACTTACATCCTCAAACTGCGCGACCTGGCATTTCAGATACCGGTCAGCCGCAGTAAGGTGAAGGCGTTTCGCCAGCTGATGCGTTTGTGA
- a CDS encoding sensor histidine kinase has protein sequence MLLAVFDRAALMLICLFFITRTRHFRQLLQKEQHSRQELFAVTAIFSLFALFSTWTGIHVEGSLVNVRTIAIMSGGILFGPWVGIATGVIAGLHRFLIDVHGVTAIPCLMTSIIAGIVSGWININITKRKRWSAGIIGGMACESLTMLLIVLWTLPKARGLDIVAEIAVPMILGTTSIGLIVLLVQSVEGEKEAIAARQAKLALDIANKTLPLFRQVNSDSLRQVCDIIRRDIHADAVAMTNTSRVLAYTGVGENNYHHGDKSISPTTSTAIVEGKIIIKNNDETHRTPEIRSMIVIPLWEKGDVTGTLKIYYRHAHRITWSLKEMAVGLSQIISTQLEVSRAEQLREMANRAELRALQSKINPHFLFNALNAVSASIRLNPDTARQLITNLSRYLRYNLELSDDEIINIKRELCQIKDYIAIEQARFGDKLTVIYDIDEDINFSLPSLLIQPLVENAIIHGIHPCRGKGVVTLTIEDLGTHIRIAVRDTGYGISEEVLTRVKNNQMPGNKIGLLNVHHRVKLLYGEGLQIRRLEPGTEIAFCMTKSASGPAQNPIFGERNVGK, from the coding sequence ATGCTTCTTGCGGTTTTTGATCGTGCAGCGCTGATGTTAATCTGCCTGTTTTTTATCACCCGAACCCGACATTTCCGCCAGCTGCTGCAAAAAGAGCAGCATTCGCGACAGGAGCTGTTCGCGGTTACCGCCATTTTCTCACTGTTTGCCCTTTTCAGTACCTGGACCGGTATCCATGTCGAAGGATCGTTGGTAAACGTGCGCACTATCGCCATTATGTCCGGCGGCATCCTGTTTGGCCCCTGGGTGGGTATCGCCACCGGCGTGATTGCAGGGCTACACCGTTTCCTTATCGATGTTCACGGCGTTACCGCTATCCCCTGCCTGATGACCAGCATTATCGCCGGGATCGTTTCCGGCTGGATAAATATCAACATCACCAAACGGAAACGCTGGAGCGCGGGGATTATCGGCGGCATGGCCTGTGAGTCACTGACCATGCTGCTTATCGTACTGTGGACGCTGCCGAAAGCGCGCGGCCTGGATATCGTCGCGGAGATCGCCGTTCCGATGATCCTCGGCACGACCAGTATTGGCCTGATCGTACTGCTGGTGCAGAGCGTTGAGGGGGAAAAAGAGGCCATTGCCGCCCGTCAGGCGAAGCTGGCCCTGGATATTGCCAACAAAACCCTGCCACTGTTCCGTCAGGTCAACAGCGACTCGCTGCGCCAGGTTTGTGACATTATCCGCCGTGATATTCATGCCGATGCCGTTGCTATGACCAACACCAGCCGGGTTCTGGCCTATACCGGTGTCGGTGAGAATAACTACCATCACGGTGATAAAAGCATCAGCCCGACCACCAGCACGGCGATCGTGGAGGGAAAAATCATCATCAAAAACAATGATGAGACACACCGCACCCCTGAAATCCGCTCTATGATAGTTATCCCGCTTTGGGAGAAAGGTGACGTCACCGGCACGCTCAAGATCTACTACCGCCATGCGCATCGTATTACCTGGTCGCTGAAGGAGATGGCGGTAGGGCTGTCGCAGATCATTTCCACTCAGCTGGAGGTTTCCCGCGCCGAACAGCTGCGCGAAATGGCGAACAGGGCCGAGCTGCGCGCATTGCAAAGCAAAATTAACCCTCACTTTTTGTTCAACGCGCTGAACGCCGTTTCTGCGTCAATCCGCCTCAATCCCGATACTGCCCGCCAGCTTATTACCAATTTGTCACGCTATCTGCGTTACAACCTTGAGCTTAGCGATGATGAGATTATCAATATCAAAAGAGAGTTGTGCCAGATCAAAGACTATATTGCCATTGAGCAGGCACGCTTTGGCGATAAGCTGACGGTCATTTACGATATCGATGAGGATATCAATTTTTCTCTTCCCAGCCTGCTTATTCAGCCGCTGGTGGAGAATGCCATCATCCACGGCATTCACCCCTGCCGGGGCAAAGGCGTGGTGACGCTAACCATCGAGGATTTGGGCACGCACATACGCATTGCGGTGCGCGATACCGGCTATGGCATCAGCGAGGAGGTGCTGACGCGCGTAAAAAACAACCAGATGCCCGGCAACAAAATTGGGCTATTGAACGTCCACCACCGGGTGAAGCTGCTTTACGGCGAAGGCTTGCAGATCCGTCGGCTTGAACCCGGCACGGAGATTGCCTTTTGTATGACGAAAAGTGCATCAGGCCCGGCACAGAACCCGATATTCGGCGAACGTAACGTGGGAAAATGA
- a CDS encoding YbiU family protein, whose product MLKPDARWLSAKILSSLPKGFSSIPDIGPDDTLFWHYDVVRAVESEHQGEFDSKVMNTAADDAEVSSGGRADGCNLMPLRDRQMRRTHCIRAVTIVCRPPCWLCRGFSSPPWLALLLAHPQGFPYDVNLFSTSRVARVFDV is encoded by the coding sequence ATGCTGAAGCCGGACGCACGCTGGCTATCAGCGAAAATTCTATCCTCTTTACCCAAAGGTTTTTCCTCAATTCCTGATATAGGGCCAGACGATACCCTGTTCTGGCACTACGATGTGGTGCGCGCGGTTGAAAGTGAGCATCAGGGCGAATTTGACAGCAAAGTGATGAATACCGCCGCCGATGATGCTGAAGTGAGCTCTGGCGGTCGCGCCGACGGATGCAATCTGATGCCGCTGAGAGATAGACAGATGCGGAGGACCCACTGCATTCGGGCCGTGACGATCGTTTGCCGCCCCCCTTGCTGGTTGTGCAGAGGTTTTAGCTCCCCCCCCTGGCTGGCCCTTCTGCTGGCACATCCCCAAGGCTTTCCTTATGATGTAAACCTGTTTTCCACCAGCCGAGTCGCCCGTGTATTCGATGTTTGA
- a CDS encoding GNAT family N-acetyltransferase — protein MKLITPRLTLTRLQPEDWPLFLQVHSDAACMEFISPVPQLADIRQRFHDRLMPWQATSFHMLCLVIRLKESGESIGLMGATPEWMPHRQAEVGYSLLREHFGQGYSSEALDALCDLLFSDCGFHKLKAQVVEGHQASRRVLEKNNFALEGTLRDNYLFNGRWVNDWLFGRINPRD, from the coding sequence ATGAAATTAATCACACCACGACTGACCCTCACCCGACTGCAGCCCGAAGACTGGCCGCTGTTTCTTCAGGTGCATAGCGATGCCGCCTGCATGGAATTTATCAGCCCGGTGCCGCAGCTGGCCGATATCCGCCAGCGTTTTCACGACAGGCTGATGCCGTGGCAGGCTACCAGTTTTCATATGCTCTGCCTGGTGATCCGTCTGAAAGAGAGCGGGGAAAGTATTGGCTTAATGGGGGCCACGCCCGAATGGATGCCGCATCGTCAGGCGGAGGTGGGGTATTCACTGCTTCGTGAGCATTTCGGCCAGGGCTACAGCAGCGAGGCGCTGGACGCGTTGTGCGACCTTCTTTTCAGCGATTGCGGATTTCATAAGTTGAAAGCCCAGGTGGTGGAGGGGCACCAGGCTTCGCGGCGGGTGTTGGAAAAGAACAACTTCGCGCTGGAAGGAACCTTGCGAGATAATTATCTGTTTAACGGTCGGTGGGTAAATGACTGGCTGTTTGGCCGCATTAATCCGCGCGATTGA
- the alaC gene encoding alanine transaminase, translating into MTDNQSPRRFSRIERLPPYVFNITAELKMAARRRGEDIIDFSMGNPDGPTPPHIVEKLCTVAQREDTHGYSTSRGIPRLRRAISRWYADRYQVEIDPESEAIVTIGSKEGLAHLMLATLDHGDTVLVPNPSYPIHIYGAVIAGAQVRSVPLVAGVDFFNELERAIRESYPKPKMMILGFPSNPTAQCVELDFFERVIALAKQYNVLVIHDLAYADIVYDGWKAPSIMEVPGARDVAVEFFTLSKSYNMAGWRIGFMVGNKELVAALARIKSYHDYGTFTPLQVAAIAALEGDQQCVRDIAEKYKRRRDVLVKGLHEAGWMVDNPKASMYVWAKIPERYAHLGSLEFAKLLLQEAKVCVSPGIGFGDYGDTHVRFALIENSDRIRQAVRGIKSMFRAEGVLPATVKTNVK; encoded by the coding sequence ATGACTGACAACCAATCCCCCCGTCGTTTCTCCCGTATTGAACGCCTGCCGCCGTACGTTTTTAATATCACTGCGGAACTGAAGATGGCCGCACGCCGTCGTGGTGAAGACATCATTGATTTCAGTATGGGCAACCCTGATGGCCCGACCCCGCCTCATATCGTGGAAAAACTCTGTACCGTGGCACAGCGTGAAGACACGCACGGCTATTCCACATCACGCGGGATCCCCCGTCTGCGCCGCGCCATTTCGCGTTGGTATGCCGACCGCTACCAGGTTGAGATTGACCCGGAATCCGAAGCGATTGTGACGATAGGCTCGAAAGAGGGGCTGGCCCACCTGATGCTGGCCACGCTCGATCACGGTGATACGGTACTGGTGCCAAATCCCAGCTATCCGATCCACATATACGGCGCGGTGATCGCCGGCGCGCAGGTGCGTTCCGTGCCGCTGGTGGCCGGGGTGGATTTCTTCAACGAGCTGGAGCGAGCCATCCGTGAAAGCTACCCGAAGCCGAAAATGATGATCCTCGGTTTCCCTTCCAATCCTACCGCGCAATGCGTGGAGCTGGACTTCTTTGAGCGGGTCATCGCCCTGGCGAAGCAGTATAACGTGCTGGTTATCCACGACCTCGCCTATGCAGATATTGTTTACGACGGCTGGAAAGCCCCTTCCATTATGGAGGTGCCGGGCGCGCGGGATGTGGCGGTTGAATTCTTCACCCTGTCGAAAAGTTACAATATGGCCGGCTGGCGTATTGGCTTTATGGTTGGCAATAAAGAGCTGGTAGCCGCCCTGGCACGCATCAAAAGCTATCACGACTACGGCACCTTCACCCCGCTACAGGTGGCTGCCATCGCGGCGCTGGAAGGGGATCAGCAGTGCGTGCGTGACATTGCGGAGAAATATAAACGTCGTCGCGATGTGCTGGTGAAAGGCCTGCATGAGGCGGGCTGGATGGTGGATAATCCCAAAGCCTCGATGTATGTCTGGGCGAAAATCCCCGAGCGCTATGCACATTTGGGATCGCTGGAGTTTGCCAAACTGCTGTTGCAGGAGGCAAAAGTCTGCGTATCACCGGGCATCGGGTTTGGTGATTACGGCGATACGCACGTACGTTTTGCGCTGATTGAAAACAGTGACCGTATTCGTCAGGCGGTGAGAGGGATCAAATCTATGTTCCGCGCCGAAGGCGTGTTGCCAGCCACGGTCAAAACGAACGTGAAGTAA